CTAATGGCTGGCCGTTCTTCAACACCGACCACCAAAACGTCGCCATCGATACCAATACGAATGTCATCGAAATTGCCCGTGCGAAATAGTGCCCGGGTGGCATTGGCCATCGATGCCGATGACGCCGAATCGCCGACACTGATCGGCATTGCCGAGAACACGGTATCAGCAGAGATTCGTTGCAAGCCTTCTACACGAATGTCCGAAATCACCACGGAGTTTTGGGCCATAGCGCCAAAACTTAGCGACAGCAAAAGAGAACTAAGAGCAACAATGCGTTTCATCAAAAACAAAAAACCAAGGCTTAGGGCCCCAAGAAAACATCATCCCGGGTGCCACTTATTCAAATTCGAATACGCTGTGCGCCAAAAATCAAAGGCGCAATACGTCGTTATATAAAGCAAATACCATCAAGCAAACCACTAACAGCAAACCTACTTGATTGGCTAGGGCCTGCACTTTCTCAGTCACGGGCTTACCACTGCCCCACTCAATCAGCGCATAAACGATGTGACCACCATCGAGAACCGGCACTGGTAACAGGTTTAAAACCGCTAAGCTAACACTCAATAAAGCCAAAAAGCTCAACCACGCGAAAACCCCGTACTGGGCCGAAGAGCTGGCCACTTTAGCAATGGTTATCGGGCCACTCAAGTTTTTCGGAGAAAGAAGCCCAGTGATCATTTTTTTTATGGACTCTAAAGTGAAGGCACTCATCTTGTAGGTTTTAGCTACCGCAGCTGAAAATCCGCTAAAAATGCCATAATCCACCGTTCTGCGCATGGATTCAGGCCACTCTGGCATGACTGCGCTCACTCCAGCAAAACCAAAAGCCTTGCCCTCTTCATCTAACTTTCTATCTGGTGTAAAGCGCAGAGAGACAAGCGCATCTCCCCGCTCTACAAGTAAAATCATCTCGACTCCGGGGCTACTTCTAACTAAGTCTACCCACTCAGCCCAATCTGCCATCGGCTGGCCATCGACACTGACAACCAAATCACCGCTTTGCATTCCCGCCCGCTCAGCTGCGCCGCCAGCAACCACCTCATCCACTTGCGCTTCGACCTTGGGCACATACAGCTGCACCCCAAGCTCTTTCAGCGGGTTAGGCTCATCGACATCACTCATCCAGCGCTCAAGCTGAACCTCGGTGTGCTGCACATTGTCACTGCCTTTCGGCTTAACAGCGAATGCCAGCTTACCTTGTTCACCGATACGCTCGAGCAACTGCATTTGCAGCGCTTCCCAGGTTGGGGTTTCTTCGCCATCAACGGCAACAATTTCTTGTCCGGTCTGCAAACCCGCTTGCTCAGCCAACGAGCCGGGAACGACCGTATCAATAATGGGGGCAACGCCATTCACACCATTAAGAAACACCGCCCAATATACCAACACCGCGAGAATAAGGTTTGCCACAGGCCCCGCTGCGGCAATAGCAATACGCTTAGCAGGTGACGCTCGGCTAAAAGCCTGGTCTAGCTCATGATCAGCTACCGGACCTTCGCGTTCGTCCAGCATTTTGACGTAACCACCCAAGGGGATACCGGCGAGCACATATTCAGTACCACTGCGATCAGTCCATTTTAATAACGGCTTGCCAAAGCCCACAGAAAAACGCAGCACCTTAATGCCGCAACGCCGAGCCACCCAAAAATGTCCAAACTCGTGAATAGCAACCAAAATCGCCAAGGTCGCCACAGTAACAAGTATTGTTTGTAAGACTTCTAGCATCTTCTCGCCCTCACGCCGTCGAACGACGGGCAACCACTTCCTCTGCAAGACGACGCGCCTGCGCATCGGCGTCTTGGACATCCTCCAGGGACAGCGGTTCAATAATGGATACGCGGTTCATTATGGCATCGATAACCTTTGGAATATCGACATAAGACAGGCGTTTTTCTAAAAATGCTGCAACGGCCACTTCATTGGCTGCATTTAGTACCGCACTGGCACTGCCCCCGGTTTCCGCTGCTTCCCTAGCCAAACGCAAACACGGGAAACGCGTCTCGTCGGGCGCCTCAAAATCCAAACGGCCCTGGGCAATAATATCTAACGGTGCCACGCCTGAGACAATACGCTCAGGCCACGCTAAGGCATGGGCGATAGGGGTTCGCATATCAGGGTTACCCAGCTGCGCCAACACTGAGCCATCGACATACTCCACCATAGAGTGGATCACGCTCTGGGGGTGAACAACCACCTCTATGCTCTCGGGTGGCGTGTGGAAAAGCCAACAAGCCTCTATCAGCTCCAAGCCCTTATTCATCATGGTGGCCGAATCTACCGATATCTTTCGACCCATCGACCAATTGGGATGGGCACAAGCCTCATCAGGAGTAACGCTATTTAATTCATCTAAAGCACGGGTGCGAAACGGCCCCCCGGACCCCGTTAACAACACCCGGCGCACGCCTAATGGCACCAGGCCGTCGCGACCCACTGCTGGCAAACACTGAAAAATGGCGTTGTGTTCACTGTCTATCGGCAATAATTGAGCGCCACTGCGGGCCACCGCCTCCATAAACAGGCCACCCGCCATCACCAGCGACTCTTTATTGGCGAGCAAGACTTTGCGTCCCGCTTCCACCGCCGCCAAGGTTGGCATCAGCCCGGCAGAACCCACAATGGCCGCCATGACAACATCCGCACTGGCGGCCACCTCAAGTAACCCAGCTTCGCCAGCCAGCACCTCAGTAGGCAAGCCTTCTTGCTTTAAACGCTTCGCAAAAGCCGGTACCAGACTCTCATCTCGGAGCACAGCGTAACGAGGACGATGGGTTTTCACCTGTTCAAACAGTTGTTTATCGCTACGATTAGCCGTCAGCGCAAACACCTCAAAGGTCTCTGGGTGACGCGATAAAACATCCAGGGTGCTATGGCCTATTGAGCCGGTTGAACCCAGTACCGTTACACGCTGCACTAAGCTGCCCCCACCGACAACAGGCCCAACGTAAAGACGGGAATAGCTGCAGTCAAACTATCGATTCGGTCCATCAGGCCGCCATGTCCCGGCAACAACTGGCCACTGTCTTTAATTCCCCGGTGACGCTTAACCATACTTTCTAACAAGTCACCTAAAACAGACGCGAGCGCAGTAAAACCTGCCAACACCAACATCGACAAGAAACCCGCAGGCATCGCTTCGCCAAAAATCACAAACAACACGGTCATCAACAACATTGCCGAACCTAGCCCGCCCCAAAACCCAGCCCAGGACTTGCCGGGGCTGACGGAAGGCGCAAGCTTGGCTTTACCCCAAGCCCGACCGACAAAATACGCGCCAATATCTGCTGCCGCCACCAGGGCAATGACCAGTAATATTAACCACACTCCGCCTTCGAGAAACCGCAGATAACTAACCGACAACCAACCTGGTGCCAATACCAACAGGCCAATAAATGCCCGCATGGTTTTAGAACCCCAAAGCCCGGCGCTTGCGGGGTAAGCTTTAACCCAAAGCAACGCAATAGCCCACCAAGCACATGCAGCGACCATCACATCACGAACCTTTAGCGGGTTCACATCGGAAAACAGCGCCACATTTAAGGCCAGCGCCAGCATGACCGTAAAACACCCAGCAACAAAAAGACCACGGCCCAGGCGACTTTCAAAGCCACTCATGTCAGACCATTCCCATGCCGCCATTAAAATCAGTACCGCAAACACCGCCGCCAGCCAACTCGCCGATAAAAATGCCAACGCAGCAAACAACGCAACAACAATCAATACGGCGGTTATCACTCTTTGTTTAAGCATGTTCGGCCCTAATGTTGATGGGAGGCATCTTCGTCTCCATCTCTACCACCGTAGCGACGATCTCTTGCCGCAAAGGCCTCTATAGCCCTGTCCATTTCGGCCTCATCAAAATCGGGCCACAGACATTCAGCAAAATACAGCTCACTATACGCAAGCTGCCACAATAGAAAATTACTAATACGTTGCTCGCCAGCAGTACGGATACACAAATCGGGACGGGGTAGCTCCGTTAGCGCGACAAACCGGTCAAATAATTCAACATCAATATCGTCAACCGACAGCGCACCCTGCTCAACTTGCGTAGCCAGCCCTTTCGCAGCCTGAACGATATCCCATTGGCCGCCGTAATCGACCGCAATCACCAGCGTTGTTTCTTTATTAAAGCGGGTAAGCTGCTCGCTATAATCCATTTGCTTGCGCAAACCTGCAGAAAACTGCTCGCGGTTGCCAATAAACCGAACCCGCACACCATCCGCATGGAGTTGCTTGGTCTCACTATCCAGATAGCTGGAAAACAAGCGCATAAGTGCTTGTACTTCCAAAGTGGGGCGTTGCCAATTCTCACTTGAAAAGGCGAATAAGGTGACGACCTCGATGCCCCGACTTTTGGTGTGTTTCAGCAGGCTACGAATCACCTCAACTCCGGCACGATGGCCTGCGGCGGCGTTCAAACCTCGTTTTTTCGCCCAGCGATTGTTGCCATCCATAATGATAGCAACATGCCTAGGCACCAGCGGGCTAGCGGGATTCCGCATGCGTAATACAGCCTTTTAGTCAGTCGCAGCTAAAGCCGACTTAAATTTCCATCAAATCGGCTTCTTTTGCCGTCAACGCCTTATCAACTTCACCAATATATTTATCGGTAATTTTTTGAATATCATCCTGGGCGCGACGCTCTTCATCTTCGCTAATTTCTTTTTCTTTTAGCAAATCTTTAATGTCGGCAAGCACATCTCTACGGGCACTACGAATTGAGACCCTTGCACTTTCCGCCTCTTGCTTAGCTTGCTTGATATAACCTTTGCGCGTCTCTTCCGTCAGTGCAGGCATAGGGATACGAATTACCGTACCCGCCGACGATGGGTTTAAACCCAAATCTGACTTCATAATGGCTTTTTCCACATCGGGAACAATATTTTTTTCCCACGGTGTTACCGTCAATGTTCGCGCATCTTCAACACCAATGTTAGCCAGCTGGCCCAGTGGCGTTTCAGAGCCGTAGTAATTCACACGAATACCATCGAGCAAGCTGGGGTGCGCACGACCCGTACGGATTTTGTTGAAATTGCTGCCCAGCGCGTCAATTGCTTTTTCCATGCGCTCTTTCGCATCTTGCTTAAATTCGTCAATCACCTTATTTCTCCTCGTAGTCGGTGGTGGCCACTAGCGTGCCTTCGCTGCCACCAACAACTATATTCAAAAGTGCACCCTGCTGCTCCATTGCAAACACTCGCAACGGCATACTGTGGTCCCGGCACAGACAAATAGCGGTCAGGTCCATCACTTCAAGCTTTTTATCCAACACTTCGTCGTAGGTCAAAAACGCGTATTTTTCAGCACTGGCATCTACCATAGGGTCAGCGCTGTACACGCCATCAACCTTGGTAGCCTTAAGCACCAGATCAGCCTCAACCTCAATACCCCGGAGGCAAGCCGCTGAATCGGTGGTAAAGAAAGGGTTGCCGGTACCGGCAGCAAAAATCACCACTTCACCCCGAGACAACGCGCGAATCGCCTTTCGACGATCATAATGATCAACCACGCCGCTCATCGGTATCGCCGACATGACAGAAGATTTAATATTGCTGCGTTCAAGCGCGTCACGTAAAGCCAGCGCATTCATTACCGTCGCCAGCATCCCCATATGGTCACCGGTTACCCGGTCAAGCCCAGCTGTCTGCAGTGCTGCGCCACGAAAGAGATTGCCACCGCCAACAACCAAGCCGACCTGAACACCAATCCCGACTAGCTGCCCCACTTCCAGCGCCATGCGGTCAAGGACTTTAGGGTCAATACCAAACCCCTGCTTTCCCATCAGTGCTTCGCCGCTTAACTTCAGCAAAATTCGTTTGTATTTTTTGTCGCGACTTTGGCTAGACATGCCTTGCAGAACCCCACGTGAACCAACATCCAATACAACGCCAGCCCAAATATTTCAGCAGCGCCCCAGCATTACCGGCACCCAAAAAGTGCTATCGGCAAAAAACGCCGTATTCTAACAGGAATTTCATCGAAATCGCGTCAAATCTAAACGGCGATAATGCCAAGGATTCCACTGCGTTTTTGCCGCACATACAAAAAGGGGCCCGAAGGCCCCAGTTTTTCAAGTGGCTTAGCCCTTTAGCTGGGCCGCTACCTCGGCAGCAAAATCCACTTCTTCTTTTTCAATACCTTCACCAACTTCAAAGCGCAGGAAGGATTGAATGTCGGCGCTGTTGTTTTTCAGCAATTTACCGACCGTCACTTCAGGGTCTTTCACAAAAGCTTGATCAACCAGTGCATTCTCAGAAAGGAACTTGCGAATACGACCATCAATCATTTTTTCGATGATTTCAGCAGGCTTACCACTCTCTTGAGCTTGAACCGTAAAAATCTCACGCTCCTTCTCAATCAGCTCAGCGGGCATATCGTCAGGCTTGGCAACCTGAGGGTTGACCGCTGCAACGTGCATGGACACATCGCGAGCCAACTCAGCGTCACCGCCTTTCAAGGCCACCAACACAGCAATGCGATTATTGGAATGAACATAGCTATCAACTACGCCACCCTCAACAGCCAGCACTTGCGAACGACGTACAGAGATATTTTCGCCAATTTTTTGAACCAGTGCTTCACGAGCCTGCTCCAATTCGCCATCCATCAGCGCAGCAACATCTTCTTGCTTTGAAGCAAATGCTTTTTCCAGCACCAAGTTAACAAACGCCAAAAAGCCTTCATCCCGAGCAACAAAGTCAGTTTCGCTGTTCACTTCAACAATAACGCCGAAGCTACCATCTTCAGCTACTTTAGCGGCAACCACGCCATCCGCCGCAGTACGACCTGCTTTTTTAGCCGCTTTCATGCCGCTAGATTTGCGCATCTCTTCGATTGCCAGCTCGATATCGCCACCAGCATCGTTCAGTGCTTTTTTACACTCCATCATGCCCAGACCTGTGCGGTCGCGCAGTTCTTTAACCATCGCTGCTGATACAGCCATCTCTAAATCCTCTATATATTGGGCTTTA
The DNA window shown above is from Spongiibacter sp. IMCC21906 and carries:
- the rseP gene encoding RIP metalloprotease RseP, whose amino-acid sequence is MLEVLQTILVTVATLAILVAIHEFGHFWVARRCGIKVLRFSVGFGKPLLKWTDRSGTEYVLAGIPLGGYVKMLDEREGPVADHELDQAFSRASPAKRIAIAAAGPVANLILAVLVYWAVFLNGVNGVAPIIDTVVPGSLAEQAGLQTGQEIVAVDGEETPTWEALQMQLLERIGEQGKLAFAVKPKGSDNVQHTEVQLERWMSDVDEPNPLKELGVQLYVPKVEAQVDEVVAGGAAERAGMQSGDLVVSVDGQPMADWAEWVDLVRSSPGVEMILLVERGDALVSLRFTPDRKLDEEGKAFGFAGVSAVMPEWPESMRRTVDYGIFSGFSAAVAKTYKMSAFTLESIKKMITGLLSPKNLSGPITIAKVASSSAQYGVFAWLSFLALLSVSLAVLNLLPVPVLDGGHIVYALIEWGSGKPVTEKVQALANQVGLLLVVCLMVFALYNDVLRL
- the ispC gene encoding 1-deoxy-D-xylulose-5-phosphate reductoisomerase, translated to MQRVTVLGSTGSIGHSTLDVLSRHPETFEVFALTANRSDKQLFEQVKTHRPRYAVLRDESLVPAFAKRLKQEGLPTEVLAGEAGLLEVAASADVVMAAIVGSAGLMPTLAAVEAGRKVLLANKESLVMAGGLFMEAVARSGAQLLPIDSEHNAIFQCLPAVGRDGLVPLGVRRVLLTGSGGPFRTRALDELNSVTPDEACAHPNWSMGRKISVDSATMMNKGLELIEACWLFHTPPESIEVVVHPQSVIHSMVEYVDGSVLAQLGNPDMRTPIAHALAWPERIVSGVAPLDIIAQGRLDFEAPDETRFPCLRLAREAAETGGSASAVLNAANEVAVAAFLEKRLSYVDIPKVIDAIMNRVSIIEPLSLEDVQDADAQARRLAEEVVARRSTA
- a CDS encoding phosphatidate cytidylyltransferase, whose protein sequence is MLKQRVITAVLIVVALFAALAFLSASWLAAVFAVLILMAAWEWSDMSGFESRLGRGLFVAGCFTVMLALALNVALFSDVNPLKVRDVMVAACAWWAIALLWVKAYPASAGLWGSKTMRAFIGLLVLAPGWLSVSYLRFLEGGVWLILLVIALVAAADIGAYFVGRAWGKAKLAPSVSPGKSWAGFWGGLGSAMLLMTVLFVIFGEAMPAGFLSMLVLAGFTALASVLGDLLESMVKRHRGIKDSGQLLPGHGGLMDRIDSLTAAIPVFTLGLLSVGAA
- the uppS gene encoding polyprenyl diphosphate synthase, translated to MRNPASPLVPRHVAIIMDGNNRWAKKRGLNAAAGHRAGVEVIRSLLKHTKSRGIEVVTLFAFSSENWQRPTLEVQALMRLFSSYLDSETKQLHADGVRVRFIGNREQFSAGLRKQMDYSEQLTRFNKETTLVIAVDYGGQWDIVQAAKGLATQVEQGALSVDDIDVELFDRFVALTELPRPDLCIRTAGEQRISNFLLWQLAYSELYFAECLWPDFDEAEMDRAIEAFAARDRRYGGRDGDEDASHQH
- the frr gene encoding ribosome recycling factor, with protein sequence MEKAIDALGSNFNKIRTGRAHPSLLDGIRVNYYGSETPLGQLANIGVEDARTLTVTPWEKNIVPDVEKAIMKSDLGLNPSSAGTVIRIPMPALTEETRKGYIKQAKQEAESARVSIRSARRDVLADIKDLLKEKEISEDEERRAQDDIQKITDKYIGEVDKALTAKEADLMEI
- the pyrH gene encoding UMP kinase, encoding MSSQSRDKKYKRILLKLSGEALMGKQGFGIDPKVLDRMALEVGQLVGIGVQVGLVVGGGNLFRGAALQTAGLDRVTGDHMGMLATVMNALALRDALERSNIKSSVMSAIPMSGVVDHYDRRKAIRALSRGEVVIFAAGTGNPFFTTDSAACLRGIEVEADLVLKATKVDGVYSADPMVDASAEKYAFLTYDEVLDKKLEVMDLTAICLCRDHSMPLRVFAMEQQGALLNIVVGGSEGTLVATTDYEEK
- the tsf gene encoding translation elongation factor Ts, encoding MAVSAAMVKELRDRTGLGMMECKKALNDAGGDIELAIEEMRKSSGMKAAKKAGRTAADGVVAAKVAEDGSFGVIVEVNSETDFVARDEGFLAFVNLVLEKAFASKQEDVAALMDGELEQAREALVQKIGENISVRRSQVLAVEGGVVDSYVHSNNRIAVLVALKGGDAELARDVSMHVAAVNPQVAKPDDMPAELIEKEREIFTVQAQESGKPAEIIEKMIDGRIRKFLSENALVDQAFVKDPEVTVGKLLKNNSADIQSFLRFEVGEGIEKEEVDFAAEVAAQLKG